The Paenibacillus sp. BIC5C1 DNA segment AGTCCAATTTTGATTACGAATGATGCCTAGTGGCATCATCAGCATCGAATATGAAATTCAGCCGAAATGTCCGTTACTCACGTAGTTTCCCTACGCTCCGCTACTCCATTTCTAGCTTCATCCCCTCTTCTTGGTACTGAAAACCAAACTTTTTGAACAGCTGTACATACCAAAAATATACTGAAATACTGCCTCCTTTGTCAAGTGGACAGCAATCTTAAATCAACTCAATCCGGCAAAAATGACCATTGAATTGTTAATCCGATACCATCACAGTCTTTTCAGCCTTCGGCGGCACCAGATCCACTCCACCTGGATGAAACGGATGGCATTTCGCAATACGCTTTGCCGCAAGCAATGATCCTTTGAACGCACCGTGCACCTCAACCGCCTCCATCGCGTAAGCCGAGCAAGTGGGATAGAAACGACATGTCGGCGGCTTCAAAGGAGAGATATAGC contains these protein-coding regions:
- the yidD gene encoding membrane protein insertion efficiency factor YidD → MKLSRRLVQAPIRVYRSYISPLKPPTCRFYPTCSAYAMEAVEVHGAFKGSLLAAKRIAKCHPFHPGGVDLVPPKAEKTVMVSD